The genomic region TTCCAAGTGATCGACACTGCCAACCAACTGGTTGCCTACATCCACGGTGCATTGGCTACCGAAGGCGTATTGGTTGAGTACAAAGGCTCTGAAGACGTAGCACGCAAAATCGGTATGCACATCGTTGCCGCTAAACCACAATGCGTAAGCGAAGCTGAAGTAGATGCTGAAACCGTTGAAAAAGAACGCCACATCTACACCGAACAAGCTATCGCTTCCGGCAAACCTGCCGACATCGCCGCTAAAATGGTTGAAGGCCGTATCCGTAAATTCTTGGCTGAAATCACTCTGAACGGCCAAGCATTCGTGATAAACCCTGACCAAACTGTTGCCCAATTCGCTAAAGAAAACGGCACTGAAGTGGTTAGCTTCGTACGCTACAAAGTAGGCGACGGTATCGAGAAAGCCGTTGTCGACTACGCAGCCGAAGTAGCCGCAGCCGCCAAAGTGTAAGGCACTTATGAAAAAGAAAGCACCTGGATTCCAAACGAATCAGGGTGCTTTTTTTTGAGAAAACCGTTTGCGGTACCTATTTTAAGACGACCGAATATTCAGACCGTCTGAAAACAAAACAATAATAGAACGACACACCATATCATTGTAATTCCGACCGTTTGAAAATTCAGACGGCCCAAACTCCGACCGACGACATTCAAGAAAGCAAGGTATC from Neisseria meningitidis harbors:
- the tsf gene encoding translation elongation factor Ts; the protein is MAEITAKMVADLRAATGLGMMECKKALVEAEGNFDKAEEILRIKSGAKAGKLAGRTAAEGVLAYAINGNVGALVEVNCETDFVAKDAGFVEFANFVAKTAAEKKPASVEELSELVEAERKAIIAKLGENMSVRRFQVIDTANQLVAYIHGALATEGVLVEYKGSEDVARKIGMHIVAAKPQCVSEAEVDAETVEKERHIYTEQAIASGKPADIAAKMVEGRIRKFLAEITLNGQAFVINPDQTVAQFAKENGTEVVSFVRYKVGDGIEKAVVDYAAEVAAAAKV